GAGTTCGGCGGGTCGTGCACCAGGGCGGCGACGGGCACGGCCGGGCCCAGGTAACCCAGATGGCGGCACACGTCAGACCGACTCGTCGCGCGAGGCGTCCCGCGCGCAGCGGAAGCCGGCGAAGATCTGCCGCCGGATCGGGTAGTCCCAGTTCCGGAACGTCGAGCGCACCGCGGCCTGGTCGCTGCCGAACGACCCGCCGCGCAACACCTTGTGGTCCGGACCGAAGAACACCTGCGAGTACTCCGCGTACGGGAACACCTCGAAGCCGGTGTAGCCGTGGAAGTCGGAGCTGGTCCACTCCCACACGTCGCCGATGAGCTGGTGCACGCCCAACGCCGACGCGCCCGCCGGGTACGCGCCCACCGGCGCCGGCGTGAGGTGCCGCTGGTTCAGGTTCGCGTGCCGTTCCGCCGGGTCCTCGTCGCCCCACGGGAAGCGGCGCGACCGGCCCGTCGCCGGGTCGAACCGGGCCGCCTTCTCCCACTCGACCTCGGTGGGAAGCCGCTTGCCCGCCCACTTCGCGTACGCCTCGGCCTCGTAGTAGCAGATGTGCACCACGGGCTGCCGCGGGTCGATCGGCGCGGTGACGCCGAACGCCGTGCGGTACCACTGGTCCCCGACGCGTTCCCAGAAACGGGGCGCGACCAGGGAAGCCTTGCGCACGTGCGCCCAGCCGGCCTCACTCCACCAACGCGGGTCGGTGTAGCCGCCGTCGGCGATGAACGCCACGTACTCGCCGTTCGTCACCGGGGTGGTGTCGATGAAGAACGCCTCGGTGACGACCTGGTGCGCGGGCCGTTCGTTGTCCAGCGCCCACGCCTCGGTGGACGTGCCCATGGTGAACGGGCCACCGGGCACCAGCACCTCGGCCGGGCCCACCGGACCACCGCGCGGCGGCGGCGGGGCGTCCAGCACCGGCTCGCCCACGCGCAGCTGGTGCGTGGCGAGCATGGTCTCGTCGTGCTGCTGCTCGTGCTGCACGATCATGCCGAACGCGAACCCGCCGTCGATCAGCTTGTGGCCTTCGAGCGGGGTGCGCTCCAGCACGTCGAACACCTTGTCGCGGACCTCGCCGACGTACTTGCGCGCCTCGGCGGGACCGAGCAGCGGCAGTTCCGGACGGGCCGAGCGGGCGTGCTTGAACGCGTCGTACAGCTCGTCGATGTCCGCCCGGACCGGCTCACGGCCGCCCACGTCGCGGACCAGCCACAGCTCTTCCTGGTTGCCGATGTGGGCGAGGTCCCACACCAGCGGTGACATCAGCTTCGAGTGCTGGCGGACGAGGTCATGGTCGTCCACCGCGTCGGTGAGCAGCCTGCTGCGGTCGCGGGCGCGGGTGAGCTGGGCGGCGATCCGGTCGCGGACGCCGTCGACGTGCGACAGGTCGGCGCCGGCGATGTCTGAAGTGGTCATGAACGGCCCCCTGCGGTCTTCTCAGCGAGCGTGCGGTGCAGTTCTTCGGCGATCGCGTCCGTCTGCCCGACCGACAGGTCGGTGTTCGACAGCGCGACGCAGCCCACGTCGACCACGTCGCGCGCCGCGCGGGCGAGCACCGGGTCGTCCAGGCCGTAGCGCGCGGCGGCGAGCCAGCGGTTCGCCGCCGTCTCGGTGGCCGCCAGCACGCCGTCCACGGTCTCGGGGGTGCTGAACAGCGCAGCCATCAGCACCACCGGCGGCAGCCACTGGCCGGCCGGCGGGGTGTCGAGGTAGCGCACCTCCACGTACCCGCGCGGCCGGACCGGCGGGAACTGGAGGGTGAGGTGGTAGTCAAGGTCGTCCGCGGTCGCCGGCCGGTCGTGCGCTC
This is a stretch of genomic DNA from Saccharothrix ecbatanensis. It encodes these proteins:
- the egtB gene encoding ergothioneine biosynthesis protein EgtB, translating into MTTSDIAGADLSHVDGVRDRIAAQLTRARDRSRLLTDAVDDHDLVRQHSKLMSPLVWDLAHIGNQEELWLVRDVGGREPVRADIDELYDAFKHARSARPELPLLGPAEARKYVGEVRDKVFDVLERTPLEGHKLIDGGFAFGMIVQHEQQHDETMLATHQLRVGEPVLDAPPPPRGGPVGPAEVLVPGGPFTMGTSTEAWALDNERPAHQVVTEAFFIDTTPVTNGEYVAFIADGGYTDPRWWSEAGWAHVRKASLVAPRFWERVGDQWYRTAFGVTAPIDPRQPVVHICYYEAEAYAKWAGKRLPTEVEWEKAARFDPATGRSRRFPWGDEDPAERHANLNQRHLTPAPVGAYPAGASALGVHQLIGDVWEWTSSDFHGYTGFEVFPYAEYSQVFFGPDHKVLRGGSFGSDQAAVRSTFRNWDYPIRRQIFAGFRCARDASRDESV